A stretch of Enterobacter cloacae complex sp. ECNIH7 DNA encodes these proteins:
- a CDS encoding OprD family outer membrane porin — MKKELSLIALSLFAALPAAASQQSDSQGFIDDSHLDLFLRNAYISRDYHQGQQDKAEWGQGIIATFASGYTEGLVGFGVDGIAQYGVRLDGGRGKSGAGGIDFFKQEDDGRAKSDLAKFGATAKMRISNTVLSYGNQRPELPIVNADSSRLLFESYTGTMLTSKEIDGLEVNAGYFTDEQRKSDDRHDSGLKSLSFGGASYQFNDQFSGALYASHNEEVMNKQYLGMNFKQPFSTGQQLVLDFNGYNSRLDQGYADSLDTGRSNTIWSLAASYIWDIHTFKVAYQQSSGSTGYNYGGYRDKGGVGDGGNTIWLANSYWSDFNGEDERSWQASYDLDFAGLGLPGLSWTTAYVRGDNIKTSETSNGKEHEWFNQIQYQVQDGPAKDLKLKLRYSVLRVSCNASEYNVGGDEIRAYVEYPFNVF; from the coding sequence GTGAAAAAAGAATTATCATTAATTGCTTTAAGCTTATTTGCCGCATTACCTGCCGCTGCAAGCCAGCAATCCGACAGCCAGGGTTTTATTGACGACAGCCATCTGGACCTGTTTTTACGCAATGCGTATATCAGCCGCGATTACCATCAGGGCCAGCAGGACAAAGCCGAGTGGGGTCAGGGGATCATTGCCACGTTTGCATCCGGCTATACCGAAGGGCTGGTGGGCTTTGGCGTGGACGGTATTGCTCAATACGGCGTGCGCCTGGACGGCGGCCGTGGCAAGAGCGGCGCGGGCGGCATCGACTTCTTTAAGCAGGAAGATGACGGCCGGGCAAAATCCGATCTGGCAAAGTTTGGCGCCACCGCCAAAATGCGCATCTCGAATACCGTACTGAGCTACGGGAATCAGCGCCCTGAGCTGCCCATCGTGAATGCCGACAGCTCCCGCCTGCTGTTTGAAAGCTATACCGGCACCATGCTGACCTCAAAAGAGATCGACGGTCTGGAAGTCAACGCTGGTTACTTCACCGACGAGCAGCGTAAAAGCGATGACCGCCACGACAGCGGGCTGAAGAGCCTCTCCTTCGGCGGTGCGAGCTATCAGTTTAACGACCAGTTCAGCGGCGCGCTGTACGCCTCTCATAATGAAGAGGTAATGAACAAGCAGTACCTGGGCATGAACTTCAAACAGCCGTTCAGCACCGGGCAGCAGCTGGTACTCGACTTCAACGGCTATAACTCCCGTCTGGACCAGGGTTACGCGGACAGCCTCGACACGGGCCGCAGCAACACCATCTGGAGCCTGGCGGCGAGCTACATCTGGGACATTCACACGTTCAAAGTGGCGTACCAGCAGAGCAGCGGCAGCACCGGCTACAACTACGGCGGCTATCGCGACAAGGGCGGCGTGGGTGACGGCGGTAACACCATCTGGCTGGCGAACTCCTACTGGTCTGATTTTAACGGCGAAGATGAACGTTCCTGGCAGGCATCCTACGATCTGGACTTTGCCGGCCTTGGCTTACCGGGCCTGAGCTGGACCACCGCCTACGTGCGCGGCGATAACATCAAAACCTCTGAAACCAGCAACGGCAAAGAGCACGAGTGGTTTAACCAGATCCAGTACCAGGTGCAGGATGGTCCGGCGAAGGATCTGAAGCTGAAACTGCGCTACTCCGTCCTGCGCGTCTCCTGCAACGCCAGCGAGTACAACGTGGGCGGGGACGAGATCCGCGCTTACGTGGAATACCCGTTTAACGTGTTCTGA
- the speB gene encoding agmatinase, with protein MSTLGHQYDNSLVSNAFGFLRLPMNFQPYDSDADWVITGVPFDMATSGRAGGRHGPAAIRQVSTNLAWEHNRFPWNFDMRERLNVVDCGDLVYAFGDAREMSEKLQAHAEKLLAAGKRMLSFGGDHFVTLPLLRAHAKHFGKMALVHFDAHTDTYANGCEFDHGTMFFTAPNEGLIDPNHSVQIGIRTEFDKDNGFTVLDAGQVNDRGVDDIIAQVKQIVGDMPVYLTFDIDCLDPAFAPGTGTPVIGGLTSDRAIKLVRGLKDLNIVGMDVVEVAPAYDQSEITALAAATLALEMLYIQAAKKGE; from the coding sequence ATGAGCACTTTAGGTCATCAGTACGATAACTCTCTGGTATCTAACGCCTTTGGTTTTTTACGCCTTCCGATGAACTTCCAGCCGTACGACAGCGACGCTGACTGGGTGATCACCGGCGTGCCGTTCGATATGGCAACATCTGGCCGCGCGGGTGGTCGTCACGGCCCGGCAGCGATCCGTCAGGTTTCCACTAACCTGGCCTGGGAGCATAACCGCTTCCCGTGGAACTTCGACATGCGCGAGCGCCTGAACGTGGTGGACTGCGGTGACCTGGTGTACGCCTTCGGCGACGCGCGTGAGATGAGCGAGAAGCTGCAGGCGCACGCCGAGAAGCTGCTGGCTGCCGGTAAGCGCATGCTCTCCTTCGGCGGCGACCACTTCGTGACCCTGCCGCTGCTGCGCGCCCACGCGAAGCACTTCGGTAAAATGGCGCTGGTGCACTTCGATGCGCATACCGACACCTACGCGAACGGCTGCGAGTTCGACCACGGCACAATGTTCTTCACCGCGCCGAACGAAGGTCTGATCGACCCGAACCACTCGGTGCAGATCGGTATTCGTACCGAGTTCGACAAAGACAACGGTTTCACCGTGCTGGATGCGGGCCAGGTTAACGATCGCGGCGTCGACGACATCATCGCTCAGGTGAAGCAGATCGTGGGTGATATGCCCGTGTATCTGACCTTCGACATCGACTGTCTGGATCCGGCATTTGCACCGGGCACCGGTACACCGGTCATCGGCGGTTTGACCTCAGATCGTGCCATTAAGCTGGTGCGCGGCCTGAAGGATCTGAACATTGTCGGGATGGACGTGGTGGAAGTGGCGCCTGCGTACGACCAGTCCGAGATCACCGCGCTGGCCGCAGCGACTCTGGCGCTGGAAATGCTCTACATTCAGGCAGCCAAAAAAGGCGAATAA
- a CDS encoding M48 family metallopeptidase has protein sequence MKMRAIVLALGTTLLLSGCQNMDSNGLMTSGAEAFQAYSLSDAQVKALSDQACKDMDGKATLAPANSTYTQRLNKIASALGDNINGQPVNYKVYMAKDVNAFAMANGCIRVYSGLMDMMTDNEVEAVIGHEMGHVALGHVKKGMQVALGTNAIRAAAASAGGIVGSLSQSQLGDVGEKLVNSQFSQRQESEADDYSYDLLRKRGINPSGLATSFEKLAKLEAGRQSSMFDDHPASEERAQHIRDRMAADGIK, from the coding sequence ATGAAAATGCGTGCAATAGTGCTGGCCCTGGGTACAACGCTCCTGCTGAGCGGCTGTCAGAATATGGATTCTAACGGTCTGATGACGTCAGGCGCAGAGGCCTTTCAGGCCTATTCCCTGAGCGATGCGCAGGTGAAAGCGCTGAGCGACCAGGCCTGTAAAGATATGGACGGAAAAGCCACGCTTGCGCCGGCTAACAGTACCTACACGCAGCGTCTGAATAAGATTGCTTCCGCGCTGGGCGACAACATCAACGGCCAGCCGGTGAACTACAAGGTGTACATGGCGAAAGACGTGAACGCCTTCGCGATGGCGAACGGCTGTATCCGCGTCTATAGCGGACTGATGGACATGATGACCGACAACGAAGTGGAAGCAGTGATCGGCCACGAAATGGGCCACGTTGCCCTGGGCCACGTGAAGAAAGGGATGCAGGTTGCCCTGGGCACCAATGCCATCCGCGCAGCGGCGGCCTCAGCGGGCGGTATCGTTGGCAGCCTGTCGCAGTCACAGCTTGGCGACGTGGGTGAAAAGCTGGTTAACTCTCAGTTCTCACAGCGTCAGGAGTCCGAGGCGGATGACTACTCATACGATCTGTTGCGCAAACGCGGCATTAATCCATCAGGCTTAGCCACCAGCTTCGAAAAACTGGCCAAGCTGGAAGCCGGACGCCAAAGCTCCATGTTTGACGATCACCCTGCCTCAGAAGAACGCGCACAGCATATTCGCGACCGTATGGCCGCAGACGGAATTAAATAA
- the tkt gene encoding transketolase, protein MSSRKELANAIRALSMDAVQKAKSGHPGAPMGMADIAEVLWRDFLNHNPQNPSWADRDRFVLSNGHGSMLIYSLLHLTGYDLPIEELKNFRQLHSKTPGHPEVGYTAGVETTTGPLGQGIANAVGMAIAEKTLAAQFNRPGHDIVDHFTYAFMGDGCMMEGISHEVCSLAGTLKLGKLVAFYDDNGISIDGHVEGWFTDDTAARFEAYGWHVVRGVDGHDADSIKRAVEEARAVTDKPSLLMCKTIIGFGSPNKAGTHDSHGAPLGDAEIALTREALGWKHPAFEIPSEIYAQWDAKEVGQAKEAAWNEKFAAYAKAFPQEAAEFTRRMKGEMPSDFDAKANEFIAKLQANPSKIASRKASQNAIEAFGPWLPEFLGGSADLAPSNLTLWSGSKPINEDTAGNYIHYGVREFGMTAIANGISLHGGFLPYTSTFLMFVEYARNAVRMAALMKQRQVMVYTHDSIGLGEDGPTHQPVEQVASLRVTPNMSTWRPCDQVESAVAWKYGVERQDGPTALILSRQNLAQQERTPEQLANIARGGYVLKDCAGQPELIFIATGSEVELAVAAWEKLTAEGVKARVVSMPSTDAFDKQDAAYRESVLPKAVSARVAVEAGIADYWFKYVGLNGAIVGMTTFGESAPAEQLFEEFGFTVENVVAKAKELL, encoded by the coding sequence ATGTCCTCACGTAAAGAGCTTGCTAATGCTATTCGTGCGCTGAGCATGGACGCAGTACAGAAAGCCAAATCCGGCCACCCAGGGGCTCCTATGGGTATGGCTGATATCGCCGAAGTCCTGTGGCGTGATTTCCTGAACCACAACCCGCAGAACCCGTCATGGGCTGACCGCGACCGCTTCGTGCTGTCCAACGGCCACGGCTCAATGCTGATCTATAGCCTGCTGCACCTCACCGGCTACGATCTGCCAATTGAAGAGCTGAAAAACTTCCGTCAGCTGCACTCCAAAACTCCAGGTCACCCGGAAGTGGGTTACACCGCTGGCGTAGAAACCACCACCGGCCCGCTGGGTCAGGGTATTGCTAACGCTGTGGGTATGGCGATTGCCGAGAAGACGCTGGCGGCGCAGTTCAACCGTCCTGGTCACGACATCGTAGACCACTTCACCTACGCGTTCATGGGCGACGGCTGCATGATGGAAGGCATTTCTCACGAAGTGTGCTCCCTGGCAGGTACCCTGAAGCTGGGCAAACTGGTTGCGTTCTATGACGACAACGGTATCTCCATCGACGGTCACGTTGAAGGCTGGTTCACCGACGACACCGCAGCACGTTTCGAAGCCTACGGCTGGCACGTAGTGCGTGGCGTTGATGGTCACGATGCTGACTCGATTAAACGTGCAGTGGAAGAAGCGCGCGCGGTGACGGACAAACCGTCCCTGCTGATGTGCAAAACCATCATCGGCTTCGGCTCCCCGAACAAAGCGGGTACTCACGACTCCCACGGCGCGCCATTGGGTGATGCGGAAATCGCACTGACCCGCGAAGCGCTGGGCTGGAAACACCCTGCATTCGAAATCCCATCTGAGATCTACGCTCAGTGGGATGCAAAAGAAGTAGGCCAGGCGAAAGAAGCGGCCTGGAACGAGAAATTCGCTGCCTATGCGAAAGCGTTCCCGCAGGAAGCGGCTGAATTCACCCGTCGTATGAAAGGTGAAATGCCGTCTGACTTCGACGCGAAAGCCAACGAATTCATCGCTAAGCTGCAGGCGAACCCGTCTAAAATCGCGAGCCGTAAAGCGTCTCAGAATGCGATTGAAGCGTTCGGCCCATGGCTTCCAGAATTCCTGGGCGGCTCCGCTGACCTGGCGCCATCTAACCTGACCCTGTGGTCTGGTTCTAAGCCAATCAACGAAGATACTGCCGGTAACTACATCCATTACGGTGTACGTGAATTCGGTATGACCGCGATTGCCAACGGTATCTCCCTGCACGGTGGTTTCCTGCCGTACACCTCTACCTTCCTGATGTTCGTTGAATACGCACGTAACGCCGTGCGTATGGCCGCGCTGATGAAACAGCGTCAGGTGATGGTCTACACCCACGACTCCATCGGTCTGGGTGAAGATGGTCCAACTCACCAGCCGGTAGAGCAGGTGGCTTCCCTGCGCGTGACCCCGAACATGAGCACATGGCGTCCATGTGACCAGGTTGAATCCGCGGTGGCGTGGAAATACGGCGTTGAGCGTCAGGACGGTCCAACCGCGCTGATCCTCTCCCGTCAGAACCTGGCACAGCAGGAGCGTACTCCAGAGCAGCTGGCGAACATCGCTCGCGGTGGTTACGTGCTGAAAGATTGCGCGGGTCAGCCGGAGCTGATCTTCATCGCCACCGGTTCTGAAGTTGAACTGGCGGTTGCAGCGTGGGAAAAACTGACTGCCGAAGGCGTGAAAGCGCGCGTGGTTTCCATGCCGTCTACCGACGCGTTCGACAAGCAGGATGCCGCTTACCGTGAATCCGTGCTGCCTAAAGCGGTTTCCGCTCGCGTGGCAGTGGAAGCGGGTATCGCTGACTACTGGTTCAAATACGTGGGCCTGAACGGTGCCATCGTCGGTATGACCACCTTCGGTGAATCTGCTCCTGCAGAACAGCTGTTCGAAGAGTTCGGCTTCACCGTTGAGAACGTTGTCGCGAAAGCGAAAGAACTGCTGTAA